The following are encoded together in the Streptomyces sp. NBC_01465 genome:
- the ftsY gene encoding signal recognition particle-docking protein FtsY gives MEILILVVVIALVAVGAISGLVVSSRKKKQLPPAPPSAPTITAPPAEPQVGEDAAPPRDEPRRTIEEVELPGSADEAVAEPAAVEDPVVAAPPAAEIDVPEPTAGRLVRLRARLARSQNSLGKGLLTLLSRDNLDEETWEEIEDTLLTADVGVAPTQELVDALRERVRVLGTRTPEDLRALLREELLKLLGTDFDRAVKTESGVDTPGVVMVVGVNGTGKTTTTGKLARVLVADGRSVVLGAADTFRAAAADQLQTWGDRVGARTVRGPEGGDPASIAFDAVKEGIAEGADVVLIDTAGRLHTKTGLMDELGKVKRVVEKHGPLDEVLLVLDATTGQNGLVQARVFAEVVSITGIVLTKLDGTAKGGIVIAVQRELGVPVKLVGLGEGADDLAPFEPEAFVDALIGD, from the coding sequence ATGGAAATCCTCATCCTTGTTGTAGTCATCGCCCTGGTCGCCGTCGGCGCGATCAGCGGGCTCGTGGTCAGCAGCCGCAAGAAGAAGCAGCTGCCCCCGGCCCCGCCCTCCGCGCCGACCATCACCGCCCCGCCCGCCGAACCGCAGGTCGGCGAGGACGCGGCACCGCCGCGCGACGAGCCGCGCCGGACGATCGAGGAGGTCGAACTTCCCGGCTCGGCCGACGAGGCCGTCGCGGAGCCCGCAGCCGTCGAGGACCCGGTCGTCGCGGCGCCGCCCGCCGCCGAGATCGACGTCCCCGAGCCGACCGCGGGCCGCCTGGTGCGGCTGCGCGCCCGGCTCGCCCGCTCGCAGAACTCGCTCGGCAAGGGGCTGCTCACGCTCCTGTCCCGCGACAACCTCGACGAGGAAACCTGGGAGGAGATCGAGGACACCCTGCTCACCGCGGACGTCGGTGTCGCGCCCACCCAGGAGCTGGTCGACGCGCTGCGTGAGCGGGTCCGGGTGCTCGGTACCCGTACGCCCGAAGACCTGCGCGCCCTGCTCCGCGAGGAGCTGCTGAAGCTGCTCGGCACGGACTTCGACCGCGCGGTCAAGACCGAGAGCGGTGTCGACACCCCCGGTGTCGTGATGGTCGTCGGCGTCAACGGCACCGGCAAGACCACCACCACCGGCAAGCTCGCCCGCGTCCTGGTCGCGGACGGACGCAGCGTGGTGCTCGGCGCGGCCGACACCTTCCGCGCCGCCGCAGCCGACCAGCTGCAGACCTGGGGCGACCGCGTCGGCGCCCGTACGGTACGCGGCCCCGAGGGCGGCGACCCGGCGTCGATCGCCTTCGACGCGGTCAAGGAGGGCATCGCCGAGGGTGCGGACGTCGTACTGATCGACACCGCGGGCCGGCTGCACACCAAGACCGGGCTGATGGACGAGCTGGGCAAGGTCAAGCGGGTCGTGGAGAAGCACGGTCCGCTGGACGAGGTGCTGCTGGTGCTGGACGCCACGACAGGTCAGAACGGGCTGGTGCAGGCGCGGGTGTTCGCGGAGGTCGTGAGCATCACCGGCATTGTGCTGACGAAGCTGGACGGGACGGCGAAGGGCGGCATCGTGATCGCGGTGCAGCGTGAGCTGGGCGTACCGGTGAAGCTGGTGGGTCTGGGCGAGGGCGCGGACGATCTGGCTCCGTTCGAGCCGGAGGCGTTCGTGGACGCGTTGATCGGGGACTGA
- a CDS encoding bifunctional DNA primase/polymerase: MGFTIGGIRGTKETRPGVRRRGRIASDCTAVAEYTGLWGWDVAPGARAAAGNCSCGSASCTSPGAHPLGFAPGVPAGATLDEVTAAWSQTPGAAVLLAVGRSFDILDLAEAAGRRALVRMERMGLPLGPVTVTPTGRAQFFVAPGAAAELPQLLYRMGWDDAGLDLQGLGPGTHITAPPSDLSGLGPVRWLRPPTLETAAGPPQARLLLGTLAYTSHRSAAA, encoded by the coding sequence ATGGGCTTCACGATCGGCGGAATCCGGGGCACCAAAGAGACCCGGCCCGGCGTACGGCGCCGCGGCCGTATCGCGTCGGACTGCACAGCGGTGGCGGAGTACACCGGGCTGTGGGGCTGGGACGTGGCACCGGGAGCGAGGGCCGCGGCGGGCAACTGCTCCTGTGGAAGCGCTTCGTGTACGTCACCGGGCGCCCACCCCCTGGGCTTCGCCCCCGGCGTCCCGGCGGGCGCCACCCTCGACGAGGTCACGGCCGCCTGGTCGCAGACGCCCGGCGCCGCGGTGCTCCTGGCGGTCGGCCGCAGCTTCGACATCCTCGACCTCGCGGAGGCCGCGGGCCGCCGCGCCCTGGTCCGCATGGAGCGCATGGGGCTGCCGCTCGGCCCGGTGACGGTGACCCCGACGGGCCGCGCCCAGTTCTTCGTGGCCCCCGGCGCCGCGGCCGAACTCCCCCAACTGCTCTACCGCATGGGCTGGGACGACGCGGGCCTGGACCTGCAGGGCCTCGGCCCCGGCACACACATCACGGCCCCGCCCTCGGACCTGTCCGGCCTGGGCCCGGTCCGCTGGCTGCGCCCCCCGACCCTGGAAACGGCAGCGGGCCCCCCGCAGGCCCGCCTGCTCCTGGGCACGCTGGCGTACACGAGCCACCGTTCCGCAGCGGCCTGA
- the nsdA gene encoding transcriptional repressor NsdA, whose translation MGGSGESGESGTQAGKRPNEQLGSWFVRSGWSKGELARQVNRRARQMGAHHISTDTSRVRRWLDGEQPREPIPRILSELFSERFGSVVAIEDLGLRTAHQSPSVSGVDMPWAGPQTVALLSEFSRSDLMLARRGFLGTSLALAAGPALIEPMQRWLVPSPAGEPASLDAQALSRRPSRLSRPELDLLESTTAMFRQWDAQCGGGLRRKAVVGQLHEVTDLLQEPQPEATAQRLFKCAAELAELAGWMSYDVGLQPTAQKYFVLALHASKEAGDKSLGSYVLSSMSRQMIHLGRPDDALELIHLAQYGSRDCATPRTQAMLYAMEARAYANMGQPSKCKRAVRMAEDTFTDAGFDGEPEPDWIRFFSEAELNGENSHSFRDLAYVAGRSPTYASLAEPVMERAVELFGKDDEHQRSYALNLIGMATVHLLKREPEQSTVLAGKALEIARRVRSERVNTRLRKTVDTAVRDFGDVPEVIDLTELMAQHLPETAEAV comes from the coding sequence GTGGGCGGCAGCGGCGAAAGCGGCGAGAGCGGCACACAGGCCGGCAAGCGCCCGAACGAGCAGTTGGGCTCATGGTTCGTGCGCAGCGGCTGGTCGAAGGGCGAGCTCGCGCGCCAAGTGAACCGGCGGGCGCGGCAGATGGGCGCCCACCACATCTCCACCGACACCTCCCGGGTGCGGCGCTGGCTCGACGGCGAGCAGCCGCGCGAGCCGATCCCGCGCATCCTCTCCGAGCTCTTCTCCGAGCGCTTCGGCTCCGTCGTCGCCATCGAGGACCTCGGCCTGCGCACCGCGCACCAGTCGCCCTCCGTCTCCGGCGTCGACATGCCGTGGGCGGGCCCGCAGACCGTGGCGCTGCTCAGTGAGTTCTCCCGCAGCGATCTGATGCTGGCGCGCCGCGGTTTCCTCGGCACCTCGCTCGCCCTGGCCGCCGGCCCCGCCCTCATCGAGCCGATGCAGCGCTGGCTGGTGCCCTCGCCCGCCGGTGAGCCCGCCTCCCTGGACGCCCAGGCCCTCTCCCGCAGGCCCTCCCGCCTCTCCCGGCCCGAACTGGACCTCCTGGAGTCCACCACCGCGATGTTCCGCCAGTGGGACGCCCAGTGCGGCGGCGGTCTGCGCCGCAAGGCGGTCGTCGGCCAACTCCACGAAGTGACTGACCTGTTGCAGGAGCCGCAGCCCGAAGCCACCGCCCAGCGCCTCTTCAAGTGCGCGGCCGAACTGGCCGAACTGGCCGGCTGGATGAGCTACGACGTGGGGCTGCAGCCCACCGCCCAGAAGTACTTCGTCCTGGCCCTGCACGCCTCCAAGGAGGCCGGGGACAAGTCGCTCGGTTCGTACGTCCTGTCCTCGATGAGCCGCCAGATGATCCACCTCGGCCGCCCCGACGACGCCCTGGAACTCATCCACCTCGCCCAGTACGGCAGCCGCGACTGCGCCACCCCGCGCACCCAGGCGATGCTGTATGCGATGGAGGCACGGGCGTACGCGAACATGGGCCAGCCCAGCAAGTGCAAACGGGCCGTGCGCATGGCCGAGGACACCTTCACCGACGCCGGGTTCGACGGCGAGCCCGAGCCCGACTGGATCCGCTTCTTCTCCGAGGCCGAACTCAACGGCGAGAACTCCCACTCCTTCCGGGACCTCGCCTATGTCGCCGGCCGCTCCCCGACGTACGCCTCGCTCGCAGAGCCGGTCATGGAGCGCGCCGTCGAGCTCTTCGGCAAGGACGACGAGCACCAGCGTTCGTACGCACTGAATCTGATCGGCATGGCCACCGTCCACCTGCTCAAGCGCGAACCCGAGCAGTCCACGGTGCTTGCCGGGAAGGCGCTGGAGATCGCCAGGCGCGTACGGTCCGAGCGGGTCAACACCAGGCTGCGCAAGACGGTCGACACCGCCGTCCGCGACTTCGGCGACGTACCCGAAGTGATCGACCTGACCGAGCTCATGGCCCAGCACCTCCCCGAGACCGCGGAAGCGGTCTGA
- a CDS encoding ammonium transporter, which produces MPPGITTLAADAPTLSSANTGFMLICSALVMVMTPGLAFFYGGMVRVKSTLNMLMMSFISLGIVTILWVLYGFSLAFGASNGFFGWTKDYFGLSGIGLTELWPGYTIPVYVFAVFQLMFAIITPALISGALADRVKFTAWALFITLWATVVYFPVAHWVWASDGWLFKKGVIDFAGGTAVHINAGAAALGVILVIGKRVGFKKDPMRPHSLPLVMLGAALLWFGWFGFNAGSWLGNDDGVGAVMFVNTQVATAAAMLAWLGYEKLRHGSFTTLGAASGAVAGLVAITPSGGAVSPLGAIAVGAIAGVLCAMAVSLKFRFGYDDSLDVVGVHLVGGVVGSLLIGFFATGGVQSDVAGVFYGGGFHQLGIQAIGVFSVLGYSLVVSAVLAFLLDKTIGMRVTEDVEVSGIDQTEHAETAYDFSGAGGGAAPRTAAVPAAGTAEQTKKVDA; this is translated from the coding sequence ATGCCCCCAGGCATCACGACGCTTGCTGCAGACGCCCCAACGCTGTCTTCGGCCAACACCGGCTTCATGCTCATCTGCTCCGCACTGGTGATGGTCATGACACCGGGCCTGGCCTTCTTCTACGGAGGCATGGTCCGGGTCAAGTCCACCCTGAACATGCTGATGATGAGCTTCATCAGCCTCGGGATCGTCACGATCCTCTGGGTGCTCTACGGCTTCAGCCTCGCCTTCGGCGCCAGCAACGGCTTCTTCGGCTGGACCAAGGACTACTTCGGCCTCAGCGGCATCGGACTGACCGAGCTCTGGCCCGGATACACCATCCCGGTCTACGTCTTCGCCGTCTTCCAGCTGATGTTCGCGATCATCACGCCCGCCCTGATAAGCGGCGCGCTCGCCGACCGCGTCAAGTTCACCGCCTGGGCGCTGTTCATCACGCTCTGGGCCACGGTCGTCTACTTCCCCGTGGCCCACTGGGTCTGGGCCTCCGACGGCTGGCTCTTCAAGAAGGGCGTCATCGACTTCGCCGGTGGTACCGCGGTCCACATCAACGCCGGCGCGGCAGCCCTCGGCGTGATCCTGGTCATCGGTAAGCGCGTCGGCTTCAAGAAGGACCCGATGCGCCCCCACAGCCTCCCCCTGGTGATGCTGGGTGCCGCCCTTCTGTGGTTCGGCTGGTTCGGCTTCAACGCCGGTTCCTGGCTGGGCAACGACGACGGCGTCGGCGCGGTGATGTTCGTCAACACCCAGGTCGCCACCGCCGCCGCCATGCTCGCCTGGCTCGGCTACGAGAAGCTCCGCCACGGCTCCTTCACCACGCTCGGCGCAGCCTCCGGCGCGGTCGCAGGACTCGTCGCCATCACCCCCTCGGGCGGTGCGGTCTCCCCGCTCGGCGCGATCGCGGTCGGCGCCATCGCCGGTGTCCTCTGCGCCATGGCCGTCAGCCTCAAGTTCCGCTTCGGATACGACGACTCGCTCGACGTCGTCGGTGTCCACCTCGTCGGCGGTGTCGTCGGCTCGCTCCTGATCGGCTTCTTCGCCACCGGCGGAGTCCAGTCGGACGTGGCCGGTGTCTTCTACGGCGGCGGCTTCCACCAGCTCGGCATCCAGGCCATCGGTGTCTTCTCGGTCCTCGGGTACTCCCTGGTCGTCTCCGCGGTCCTCGCCTTCCTGCTCGACAAGACGATCGGGATGCGGGTCACCGAGGACGTCGAGGTCTCGGGCATCGACCAGACCGAACACGCCGAGACCGCCTACGACTTCAGCGGCGCCGGCGGCGGCGCGGCCCCCCGTACGGCAGCAGTGCCCGCGGCCGGCACGGCCGAGCAGACGAAGAAGGTGGACGCATGA
- a CDS encoding P-II family nitrogen regulator, with protein MKLITAVVKPHRLDEIKEALQAFGVQGLTVTEASGYGRQRGHTEVYRGAEYTVDLVPKIRIEVLVEDADAEELIDVVVKAARTGKIGDGKVWSVPVETAVRVRTGERGPDAL; from the coding sequence ATGAAGCTCATCACCGCAGTGGTGAAGCCGCACCGGCTCGACGAGATCAAGGAGGCCCTGCAGGCCTTCGGGGTACAGGGGCTCACGGTCACCGAGGCCAGCGGGTACGGGCGTCAGCGCGGCCACACCGAGGTCTACCGCGGCGCCGAGTACACCGTGGACCTCGTACCGAAGATCCGCATCGAGGTCCTCGTCGAGGACGCGGACGCGGAAGAACTGATCGATGTCGTGGTGAAGGCCGCCCGAACCGGCAAGATCGGTGACGGCAAGGTATGGAGCGTGCCGGTCGAGACGGCGGTCCGGGTACGGACCGGCGAACGCGGCCCGGACGCCCTCTGA
- a CDS encoding [protein-PII] uridylyltransferase, with amino-acid sequence MTDQPEHPESAPSGYAAARLRLLNEKAQSGPPRRSALCKLTDDWIGALFTSAAEAAGVRGAALVAVGGYGRGELSPRSDLDLLLLHDGSADAGAIASLADRVWYPVWDLGLALDHSVRTPGEARKTAGSDLKVQLGLLDARHVAGDLGLTTGLRTAVLADWRNQAPKRLPELYELCTERAERQGELQFLLEPDLKEARGGLRDATALRAVAASWLADAPREGLDGARRRLMDARDALHLVTGRATDRLALQEQDQVAAELGLLDADVLLRQVYEAARTVSYASDVTWREVNRVLKARSARPRLRTMLGGKPPVAERTPLAEGVVELEGEVVLARTAKPEKDPVLPLRAAAAAAQAGLPISLHAVRRLAGAVKPLPVPWPAEAREQLVTLLGAGESTIPVWEALEAEGLITQLLPDWERVRCRPQRNPVHTWTVDRHLVEAAVRASSLTRRVGRPDLLLVAALLHDIGKGWPGDHSVAGEVIARDVAARIGFDAGEVAVLSTLVRHHLLLIETATRRDLDDPATVRSVADEVGSLSTLELLHALTEADALATGPAAWSAWRGSLVADLVKRVGAVLAGDAPEEPEPAAPSAEQERLAIEALRTGEPVLALHAQTEAPQEDGRPEPVGVELLIALPDQPGVLPAVAGVLALHRLTVRAADLRAVELPGELGVPGDVLLLSWRVAAEYGSLPQAARLRADLVRALDGSLDIRAKLAEREAAYPRRRGVQAPPPRVKVAAAGSRLATVIEVRAQDAPGLLHRIGRALEGAGVRVRSAHVSTLGANAVDAFYVTGAEGAPLSGEAAAGLARGLEAELRG; translated from the coding sequence ATGACTGACCAGCCTGAACATCCGGAGTCGGCACCCAGCGGTTACGCGGCGGCCCGGCTGCGCCTCCTCAATGAGAAGGCGCAGTCCGGGCCGCCGCGCCGTTCTGCCCTCTGCAAGCTGACCGACGACTGGATCGGGGCGCTCTTCACCTCGGCCGCCGAGGCGGCAGGGGTTCGGGGAGCGGCGCTGGTGGCCGTGGGCGGGTACGGGCGCGGGGAGCTCTCGCCGCGCAGCGACCTGGACCTGTTGCTCCTGCACGACGGGAGCGCGGACGCGGGCGCGATCGCCTCGCTCGCGGACCGGGTCTGGTATCCGGTGTGGGACCTGGGGCTCGCACTGGACCATTCCGTACGGACTCCGGGCGAGGCCCGCAAGACCGCGGGCTCCGATCTGAAGGTGCAGCTGGGGCTGCTGGACGCGCGGCACGTGGCGGGCGACCTGGGGCTGACGACGGGCCTGCGTACGGCCGTGCTCGCCGACTGGCGCAACCAGGCGCCCAAGCGGCTGCCGGAACTCTACGAACTGTGCACGGAGCGGGCCGAGCGCCAGGGCGAGCTCCAGTTCCTGCTCGAGCCCGACCTGAAGGAGGCGCGCGGCGGGCTGCGCGACGCGACGGCCCTGCGGGCGGTGGCGGCCTCCTGGCTCGCGGACGCGCCGCGCGAGGGGCTCGACGGGGCGCGGCGGCGGCTGATGGACGCGCGCGACGCACTGCATCTGGTGACGGGGCGGGCGACGGACCGGCTCGCGCTGCAGGAGCAGGACCAAGTGGCCGCGGAACTGGGGCTGTTGGACGCCGACGTACTGCTGAGGCAGGTGTACGAGGCCGCGCGTACGGTGTCGTACGCCAGTGACGTCACCTGGCGCGAGGTCAATCGCGTACTGAAGGCGAGGTCGGCGCGGCCCCGGCTGCGGACGATGCTCGGCGGAAAGCCTCCGGTGGCCGAGCGGACCCCGCTCGCCGAGGGCGTCGTGGAGCTGGAGGGCGAGGTGGTCCTCGCACGGACCGCCAAGCCGGAGAAGGACCCGGTGCTTCCGCTGCGGGCCGCCGCGGCGGCCGCGCAGGCCGGGCTGCCGATCTCGCTGCACGCGGTACGTCGCCTCGCGGGCGCCGTGAAGCCGCTGCCCGTGCCGTGGCCGGCCGAGGCGCGCGAGCAGCTGGTGACGCTGCTCGGCGCGGGGGAGTCGACCATTCCGGTGTGGGAGGCGCTGGAGGCGGAGGGGCTGATCACCCAGCTGCTGCCCGACTGGGAGCGGGTGCGGTGCAGGCCGCAGCGCAATCCCGTACACACATGGACAGTTGACCGGCATCTGGTCGAGGCGGCGGTGCGCGCCTCGTCGCTGACGCGGCGGGTCGGGCGGCCCGACCTGCTCCTGGTCGCTGCTCTGCTGCACGACATCGGGAAGGGCTGGCCCGGCGACCACTCCGTGGCCGGGGAGGTCATCGCACGGGACGTGGCGGCGCGGATCGGCTTCGACGCGGGTGAGGTCGCGGTCCTGTCGACGCTGGTACGCCACCATCTGCTGCTGATCGAGACGGCGACGCGGCGGGACCTCGACGACCCGGCGACGGTGCGGTCGGTGGCCGACGAGGTGGGTTCCTTATCGACGCTGGAACTGCTGCACGCGCTGACGGAGGCGGACGCGCTGGCGACCGGGCCCGCGGCGTGGTCGGCGTGGCGGGGCTCGCTCGTCGCGGACCTGGTGAAGCGGGTCGGGGCGGTGCTCGCGGGGGACGCACCCGAGGAGCCGGAGCCGGCCGCGCCCAGCGCGGAGCAGGAACGGCTCGCGATCGAGGCGCTGCGGACCGGGGAGCCGGTCCTCGCGCTGCACGCGCAGACGGAGGCGCCGCAGGAGGACGGGCGGCCCGAACCGGTGGGCGTGGAACTGCTGATCGCCCTGCCGGACCAGCCCGGGGTGCTGCCAGCGGTGGCCGGGGTCCTGGCGCTGCACCGGCTGACGGTGCGGGCGGCGGATCTGCGGGCCGTGGAACTGCCGGGGGAGCTGGGCGTCCCGGGAGACGTACTGCTGCTGAGCTGGCGGGTGGCGGCGGAGTACGGGTCGCTGCCGCAGGCGGCGCGGCTGCGCGCGGATCTCGTACGGGCGCTGGACGGATCCCTGGACATCCGGGCGAAGCTGGCGGAACGGGAGGCGGCGTACCCGCGCCGGAGGGGAGTGCAGGCGCCGCCTCCACGGGTCAAGGTGGCCGCGGCGGGCTCGCGTCTGGCGACGGTGATCGAGGTGAGGGCCCAGGATGCGCCGGGGCTGCTGCACCGGATCGGGCGGGCGCTGGAGGGGGCGGGCGTGCGGGTGCGCAGTGCGCATGTGTCGACGCTGGGGGCGAATGCGGTGGACGCGTTCTATGTGACCGGGGCCGAGGGTGCGCCGCTTTCGGGGGAAGCAGCGGCGGGCCTGGCGCGGGGTCTGGAGGCAGAGCTGCGCGGCTGA
- the ffh gene encoding signal recognition particle protein, which translates to MFDTLSDRLAATFKNLRGKGRLSEADIDATAREIRIALLEADVALPVVRAFIKQVKERAAGAEVSQALNPAQQVVKIVNEELIGILGGETRRLRFAKNPPTVIMLAGLQGAGKTTLAGKLGLWLKSQGHAPLLVACDLQRPNAVNQLSVVAERAGVAVYAPEPGNGVGDPVKVAQDSIEYAKSKQYDVVVVDTAGRLGIDQELMQQAADIRDAVSPDEVLFVVDAMIGQDAVNTAEAFRDGVGFDGVVLSKLDGDARGGAALSIAHVTGRQIMFASNGEKLDEFDTFHPDRMASRILGMGDMLSLIEKAEQTFSQDEAEKMAAKLQGSKGGKDFTLDDFLAQMEQVRKMGSMSKLLGMLPGMGQMKEQIANIDERDVDRTAAIIKSMTPAERQDPTIINGSRRARVARGSGVEVSAVKGLVERFFEARKMMARMAQGGGMPGMPGMPGMGGGPGRQKKQVKQAKGKRKSGNPMKRKAEEQAAAERREQGAAGQPGAAQVPQNFELPDEFKKFMG; encoded by the coding sequence GTGTTCGATACCCTTTCCGACCGCCTCGCAGCGACATTCAAGAACCTCCGGGGCAAAGGGCGCCTCAGCGAGGCGGACATCGACGCCACCGCGCGCGAGATCCGTATCGCGCTCCTCGAAGCCGACGTCGCACTGCCCGTCGTCCGCGCCTTCATCAAGCAGGTCAAGGAGCGCGCGGCCGGTGCCGAGGTCTCCCAGGCGCTGAACCCCGCCCAGCAGGTCGTCAAGATCGTCAACGAGGAGCTCATCGGCATCCTCGGCGGCGAGACCCGTCGCCTCAGGTTCGCCAAGAACCCGCCGACCGTGATCATGCTCGCGGGTCTGCAGGGTGCCGGTAAGACGACCCTCGCCGGAAAGCTCGGCCTCTGGCTGAAGAGCCAGGGCCACGCGCCCCTGCTCGTCGCCTGTGACCTCCAGCGCCCCAACGCCGTCAACCAGCTCTCGGTCGTCGCCGAGCGCGCGGGCGTCGCCGTCTACGCCCCGGAGCCGGGCAACGGCGTCGGCGACCCGGTCAAGGTCGCCCAGGACTCCATCGAGTACGCCAAGTCGAAGCAGTACGACGTGGTCGTGGTCGACACCGCCGGCCGCCTCGGCATCGACCAGGAGCTGATGCAGCAGGCCGCGGACATCCGCGACGCCGTCAGCCCCGACGAGGTCCTCTTCGTCGTCGACGCGATGATCGGTCAGGACGCGGTCAACACCGCCGAGGCCTTCCGCGACGGCGTCGGCTTCGACGGCGTCGTCCTCTCCAAGCTCGACGGCGACGCCCGCGGTGGTGCGGCCCTCTCGATCGCGCACGTCACCGGCCGCCAGATCATGTTCGCCTCCAACGGCGAGAAGCTGGACGAGTTCGACACGTTCCACCCGGACCGCATGGCGTCCCGCATCCTCGGCATGGGCGACATGCTCAGCCTGATCGAGAAGGCCGAACAGACCTTCAGTCAGGACGAGGCCGAGAAGATGGCCGCCAAGCTGCAGGGCAGCAAGGGCGGCAAGGACTTCACGCTCGACGACTTCCTGGCGCAGATGGAGCAGGTCAGGAAGATGGGCTCCATGTCCAAGCTGCTCGGGATGCTGCCCGGCATGGGGCAGATGAAGGAGCAGATCGCCAACATCGACGAGCGCGACGTGGACCGTACCGCCGCGATCATCAAGTCGATGACCCCCGCCGAGCGCCAGGACCCCACGATCATCAACGGCTCGCGCCGGGCGCGCGTGGCCCGTGGTTCGGGCGTCGAGGTGAGCGCGGTGAAGGGCCTGGTCGAGCGGTTCTTCGAGGCGCGCAAGATGATGGCGCGCATGGCCCAGGGCGGCGGAATGCCGGGCATGCCCGGGATGCCGGGCATGGGCGGCGGCCCGGGCCGGCAGAAGAAGCAGGTCAAGCAGGCCAAGGGCAAGCGCAAGAGCGGCAACCCGATGAAGCGCAAGGCCGAGGAGCAGGCCGCGGCCGAGCGCCGCGAGCAGGGCGCGGCCGGTCAGCCGGGCGCCGCCCAGGTCCCGCAGAACTTCGAGCTCCCGGACGAGTTCAAGAAGTTCATGGGCTAG